agagagggcagctagacagagagagagtgatggAGTCTCGCTCTCTCACACGCAACTGCTCTATGTGTCTATAACGATCTCACAACTCTCACAGtctgctctctcactctctctctctctctctctctctctcacactcatcAGACTGTGAGACTCGCTCGAGCTCTATCGCACAGAGAGGAGAGCCActcctcagtctctctctctcttcacactctgtctctctctctctctctcacactctgtcTCTCCCCCCTCAGTCCTCTCGTTGAAGAGGATGCTGGTCGGCAGTATCTGCCTCTCGGAGGAAGTGGCTCTGCCCCCGGGTACCCAGCATACACCCAGCCCGGAGGATGAAGGGAGCGAGAAAGGGAGCGAGGGGAGGGGTGAAGAGGAGGAGGCTGCAGAGaatgggaggagagaggaggagtgtGGCAGTCAGTCAGCAGGTGAGCGCGCCCCACACTCCTGGAGGAACGGCTTCAATCCActttttttattaggaaaaaTATTCTATCTGACAAGAGAACGAGAAACAGCATTTGTTTCTAGACCTAAAGCACGGCCCATTTATATACAGCAgctcagcatatatatatatatatatatataagcaaagaGATACTGTCCGTGCACTACAGTGTTAATTTTAACAGAGGTGACAACCAATATAAGGCAAGTAATTAAGAATCCTAATGAAGGCATATTTGTGCTGAAACCGGTAGATCgctgtgtcttttttaaaaaaataaaataaactgtttaatattagtattttgtgtgtgccATAAATTTGTTGTTTGCACATGCAAGAAATTGGATGTGTGTTTATTCCGCTTGGCAGCACCTAGTTGCAGATAATGATCCTGACTTTCTGAGGAGTGCTTCTGTTGGAGAACGTCTGCAGCGCAATACGGCTCGTGCCTTATCAGCATTGGTAGCTGCATGCCTACCTTTCCCATATTTTAACATAATCGTCTCCAGGTTCAAAATGAGTGACTTCAGAACTGTGAGGAACTGCTGAAGGTGTGCCGGTTTTGTTCCTTGGGGATTCAGCTGGGAATTTATTAGGGATTTGCGGCCGTTATTTCGAAGCGTTCACCACAAAAAAATCTGAGCCATGCCTGTAACTGTGTGTGAGATTCACATGTCGTGTGTTCCTCCCTCCACTAGGTGGAGCCCCAGCTGACAGTGAGCCAGACGGAGGAGAAGGGGAGGAGTCTGTCAGCACCCCTCTCATCCTGTCGCACGACCAGGCGCAGGAAGTGAGGCGGCGCGTGACGAGTCTGGAGAGGCAGCTTCAACAGCTCAAGGTAAGCGATCTTTCTTTTAATATTGAAAGACTTCTCCTCTGAACGCTTGCTACTGTGTCTGCTACTGGTAGCACTAGTGAGAACTAAGACCACTGCAGCTAACAAAGAAACCCTAATAGAACTCCAGTGAGGATGATTTTAACAGCGTTTATTGTGTTAGGTCAGTGTGACTGATCTCGGATTTTCTGCGATTTGATTTCTCTGTCAGATTGTCGAGGAGGAGTATCACAGATTGCAGGACGGTCTCTCCAAGTTCGCCATGTCCCAGCACAGCTACTGAGGAGCAAGAAGCAGGGAGAGGTACGGCAGacgggcagacagacagacttacTAATATGCCACTTAATCAGAAAAAGGGCTTGCTacctgtgtgggaccctgagcgagtcacttcacctccttgtgctccgtccttcgggtgagacgcgaaacaaacgaggtcctattggaagagactctgcagttgttgatgaagcagagctCACCCCCCTGGtgtctaagtcgctttggataaaagcgtctgataAATGACTGGTTGATAATAACATTGATCTCTCTGTTTTTTTGCAGGTTGAAGTGCGAGAGGCATGGGTGATTGATTAGTAGTGCCTGGACCCACACATTGAGCTTCCCCAGACCCCTCGCACTCCATCCGTTTCTCTGTGCTCAACTCTGCTGCCTTGAATTGAAGTGCTGCCTTGGTGTCTGGTcgcaaagagagagagaagaaagacaATGAGAGGAGAGGAAGAAAGCGAACAAGTGAGAGAACGacagaaaggagaggaagaatGAGAATGGTGTTAATGAGAAAGGAAAAAGGAGCTGAAGAGAGGGATTTTGAAGCAATTAAAATGAGAAGATGCATGTTTGAGTGATAGGGTGTGAGGGAGTTGTGAGTGTGCAAATTACAGGCTTGCATACACTGTGAGCTtgagcattgtgtgtgtgtgtgtgtgagagacggagggagggagatttCAAAGCCAAAATTTCACAACAAAGGGGAAAGTTACAACGAAGggaaatgattttgttttctgaaaagagaacCAAATTTGAGGCCAAAAAAACTACCTTGCACATAACCCCTCCCCTTTCCACAATAACCCCTCCCCATTCAATTTCCAGTATGACCCCACCCCTTCCCGTTATAGCCCCTCCCTGTTCCATTCTAATACTCTCCCCTTCGcattatacccccccccccttcccgtTCCTAAACTAAAGAAACTCCTGGTCATGTAAAAACTCATCAAGATGTTTATCACAAGCTCCACCCCTTCTCTGTTACCCCCTCCCCCTGTCTCTACCCTATGCAGTGTGTGACAATTTCAAACCATTGTGCCTTAACTGTTAACCCAGAACACGAAGTCTTTGAAAACAATAGAGATTTTAGAATAAACTCCTTCCTTGCTGTCTCTTCCAGCTTGTGCTATCCCGAGATCCACttactggtctgcttgactcgctctcttctagtttcaataacactgatgaaggcactagagcccaaacgctggtctgcttgactcagtttagtttcagtcaCACTGATGAAAGCACTAGCTGAAGCATTTGCCTTCTAGCCAAACACGTCTTCTAATGAAAACCCTTTTAATTACAGATTTTGAAAGATATTTTATATTCCAAAAAAGGgaatcttgcaaaaaaaaaaaaaaaaaatagcagagcTGAGGAAGGAAGGAGATTCTAAATAAACGAGACAGGACGATCTGTTCAGATTTTGAATTTTTCTCTGGTTCATTCGTTATTTCTTTGGCTGTTTTTCGTGCGAGTGCTGTTTCTGTTCTTGTCGGTTTTAAGGGTGGAATAACGCAGAAAGTTGAGAGTGAGTGAGAAAGAGGTTGCAGGATGTCTAGGAGAGAAGCCTGTGATTGTCCTGCCAGATATGCTGGATATATAGATAACtgggttgacttttttttttttatttgaatttgctgTTATTTTTGATGTACCTcctttattactgtattgaagtgcCAGCgcagtgggggaggggggggggaggagttCCTGGACTGTCTTTATTGGTGCATACAATTCCCACAGTCCAGCATtttcacacgcacacgcacgcacgcacacaaacgCTCACTTTTTCTCCGCTTTGTCACTTTCTCtttccctctcttctctcctcttattcccctctcctttctctctgtctctcaaatTCCAAACTCATTCATTTATCGTGAAGCCACAAGTATTGCCAAAAtgaatccctctctctctctctctctctctctctctcactagcCTTTCTGTCTCAGAATTCAAAACTCATGCGTGTATTGGCGACTCGCACATGTACTGAATTgccaaaacaagcaaaaaataaaaaaaaaccctgtagtAACACAGCAGGTGTATTGAGAGGCTTCTGTTCGGCTGTTTCAATGAGGACGACTCAGGCTGCAATAGGCTGAACTGTCTGCtctgtgtaacacacacacacacagagatagatacacacacacagatagatacacacacacacacagatagatacacacacacacacagacagatacacacacagatacacacacacagataaacacacacacatacctctATGTGTGTGGTCTACACTACATAGAATCCagatacacagatacacagacagacacacacacacacacagatacacacacagtatactaGTGTGGTGTCTATGGTGTGTGTCTATCTATGTGGTGGTCAGATACACACATCATGTGTGTGGGTTCCTATGGGTGTCTGTCTAATgtcaacacacaacacacacacacacacacacacacacacacagatagatacagacagacacacacacacacacacattttgcagCACCTATCCAAAACAATTGCCTGCTTTTGAGCTCCAAACTTTTCCCCCCTCACACCCCGAACCCACTCACCTCTCTGCAGTGGCAATTTTAGATATttcaagtagaaaaaaaacaagatattatTCATAGTGCTTCTGAAGTCATTTATTGGTTCTGTTAGTTTTAAGATACGGGTGGTTATTACAGTAAGAATTATAACTATGTATTATGAGAAATGTATACAAAAATCATTTTTCGGATCACCTGGTTTCTGTAAccgaaattgtgtgtgtgtgcgtgcgtgcgtgcgtgcttgcgtgtgtgtgtgtgtatatatatataaagccaaaACTGTACAGTTCTGTTCGTAAATAATTTCAGATTTGTAttgtaagtgtttttatttttatgaaaagactggcagttatttatttgtattccttctattttattattttttaaaagcaggataGATTTTCTGGAAGCGAAGTTCCTGCCTCGACCCGCACACATGTCCTTTAGGAAGCATTGCTTACATTCCCAATGGAGCGTTTCAAAGCTGAGGCAAATTTTATTACAAGAATTAAACCGTTTAATTTCAAACACGCTTCCTTTTGGTTTGTTGTAcctgagagaggggagggggtggggcgGGAGGCTTCCATTGCAggacagtttaattttaaaaccaaagtCCTTTTACAAGTAACAAGGTGTTTTATTTGAAAGATCTTTTCAGTTTTGCTTTAGAACTTGACAAAAGCTTTACGAATTCTGACagaactgcattgttttttttttttttgcgaacaTCGTATAATACTCGTTATTATatcttaatattattattattattatttattattattattattattattattattattattattaatattattattatcgctGTAATACATGTATTGATGACAGAATGTTTTGTAACCCGCTCACGAAACTTTTCAGCTTCAACGATGTactgcagttttgtattttttattttgggtatGAACAAGCTCACCATCATACAGAGACTAGGAAATAACTGCCTTATTTAATATTTGCTGTTTTATCTGTTTTAATGCCAATTATGgattatctcttttttttatatgaagaaaaaaaatcagagtcctgttttttctctctctgttcaCTATAAAACAGAATTGTACTGTGTATTTTGCTATGATATGtaaatgcaatttataaaaaataaatatatatgtatatatatatttgggggaaaaaattaaaaaagaggaATCAGGTACgttgtaatcatttaaaaaaaaaataataaaaaaatctgtaaagaaaatgtgtttggtGTCTTAAATTTATCTGTGGTGAGGGAAGGAGggaagcctgccctggactggagggagccccctttctcttaggggggtgagggagggagagagcaggTCGTTCTTCAATTTGAGCTAGCCAGAACTGTACACTCTCTTAACCACTAGAGGGAGTCATTGACTTAGctgaagtgatttttattttttgaagaagAATTGAGGTCAGACAGTTTCTACACTCCTTGCAAATCTGCCTTCCTTGTGTCTGTCATGTGCAttgcttttgttctgtttttagatatagcatacactgtgtgtgtgtgtgtgtgtgtgtgtgtatatatatatgcatatattacatatatatacataaacaatcACAACCAAAGTGGATGCACCTCTTGGTCGAATTGCATCTTTAGAAACATATACCTTCCTATGTTATACACAGTCTTTTTAGAAAAATAGTTAGTACCTTTTTTTAAACCGGGTGTAGTTCGTGCTACATTGTTTAACAATGCATGATAACATTGTGTTGTCGTGTCAGCAcacttgtatttactaagtaactcctTGGAAAGGGTTGGCACTGAATATTCGCAGGTATTAAAAACCAATCTCCAGCCACTGACTTTAAACACTGcgtttttattgcttttcaagagattttttttttttttttttaatgtcttattgcaatatatatttacagagaaatgcttttaaaatggcgTACAGCGATGGCATGTGACACAGGAAGGTATTTCAATAAAGTGTATCTACAATAAAAAGATTTTGTCTGAATTAATTATTTCATATttagtttcagtttgttttttgttttttttttcagaactccaCATACGATAATTATAACACACAGGAATACACAATACTAGCCTGAaaacagattttttctttttagttcattaaatcttcatttaaactttttttttaattttattttttaataacatgtataCAATATTTAACACCATGTAGAGAAGCTGGACTGAAGGTCAGTGAAGCACAGCAGTAAGAAATGATCTGTAAAGCAAACGCAGTACTTCTtgcatccactagagggcagacTAGGGGGGGATAGTTTAATGGTTACACACGGGTGTACCTGCTGTCGAGTTTAGAGaggattctgagagctctattgggAGTTTTAATAAAGGGGGTTTTAACCCGTTAAGTGTCAAAtacatttgtctttaaaaaaaatctgaacacaacTTAGATATTTGTACTTTGATACATTCAAATCAATAGGCTGCCATTCCAGACGTTCAGAGTGTAGAGACAGGGGCGTCTTTAGAActtgtatacatttatatattccCAGTGTCTTATTCTTTTTAGGACAGTCAAGTTGGACGCGTTCCTGTAATCAGAGCAATGAAAGTTCACCACATAGAGTTTTCTTTATCTGCATTTCTAATTGAAGTTAGCATAACAATACagttaaaggaaagaaaaaaaaaacggcagGCAGttgccagttaaaataaataaaatactccaAAAAACAGCAGCTCATCGAGAGAAcagtggcacttaatgggttaaaacaCTTGAGTGGCGTCAGAAAAGCGGGTTCTGTAGTTTTAGTAGCTGCTCTCCACCTCACCCTTTTGTGAAGTTTGCAAACATTCGGAGTGGcgtttattgcaattactcaaaagCTGTGAATTATTTAAACTAGGCAGGTTTAGTCCtagttgcctgcctgcctgctgtggACTGATCTAACCCAGGCTAGATCGGGCGAAGGGGCTTTataacagcgccatctagtgcacagctagtacattgccagcaatacaaaagaaaaacttgaTCTGgcgtggcagatcactagattgCACTGGCTCTTCATTAAAGTCACTTCATCTAGCCTGTGTTAGGAGCAGATAAATGAGGGGGAAAAATAACCACTCTGGCAATAGACAAGTTTGTATACTGCCTAGGGTAGTTCTGTAGCAGGTGTTTTCGTTTTTGGCAGTCACTTACAGATGCTTggataaaactttaaaataacggCAGCAGATTCCAAATGAATTCCTGTCCGAATCCCACCTGAATATCGCCTGCGCTTCTCCTGTGAGTTCTAAAGCCATTCCTTGTGAATGAACACGGCGCACATTCCCCTGGTGGGCGAGTAAGAGAGTGTGAAGGATGCGAGCCCCCTGTTAATTCATGCGGATTTGATTGCCCGCATATTAATTCTGAGGGGGTATGAACGTGTGCCTTACACACGGGGTCTGCAGCGTTTGTTTCAAAGCAACACGGAATGGACGAACAGGGGGCCCGAATTCACAGCGGACGGCTTCAGAACTCGGAGGTGGCGCAGAAGATATTCAGGCGGGATTCCTGTGGGATTCAGCCAGGGAAAAAAGATCTCACAGGATCGGATGGGCCACCTCCAGCTCACCAGTTAAAAAGCGTCCAGCAGATCAGACACTAAGTCCTGGTGGCAGTCGGCTCTCTGCTGGCAATGGTAACAGCCAGGGGGTCCGCGCTCAGCTTGGCCGACGTTGGGTGGTCAGTGACGGGTCCTGGCAGTTTGTGCGCTTGCATGAGGGCCGGAGACACCCCTCCCTTTCCCTGGGGGGCGCGGCCAGCGCTGGGGAGGGTCAGCCTGGGTTCCACCCTGAAATCACAAGCCTCCCCCTCCGAGCTGCACTCGCTAAGATCTGTAATCTCCAGATCGGAATCTGAGCCGGGGGCCTCCTTCACTCCCCGGGCTCCTGGGCTCTCTACTCGTCCCCCAGGGGCCACAGGAGCCTCCCGCTCCCCCGTCTCGGCCCCTCGGCCCAGGACTAGCCCCGCTGGGTAGGAAGGCAAACACAGCCTGGCTAGCCCACCTACCCCAACACTGCCCTgggtccctcctcctcctccccctgccCCTGCTCTCTCCAAGCTGTCTGAGctggggaggagagaggagaaggggcTGGGTAGCTGGGAGAGAGAGCTGTGGAGGGGGCTGGGGTAGAAGTGAGGGGGGTAGAGGGAGCCGGGGGGTAGTTTGGGGTTGTTGAGGGAGAAGGCGGCGGGAAGGTAGGGGTTAAAGTTCCAGGGGTACTCGGAGAAAGGCGGGGTGCGTCCGTAAGGGGAGACGAGGCCAGGAGGTTTGGAGTAGCAGGGCCCAGCTGTGGAGAGTAGAGGGCAGAGGTGAGGGGAGTCGAGAAGCTGAAGAGCCTCAGTCAGCCAGAACGCACAGAACATTATTCACAAACATGCTGAACAActctgcttcatgaagtcgaatgaaacctgctggaatGATGCTACGTTAAAACATTGAATTATACACCGGCGCTTTggagttttcccatatacttaacaaaaaactgacaatggACTGTTTTTTTCCCACTGTAAACCTTTAGATTGGTCTTTATGACACGTTTACCAGGAAAatttcctacacacacacacacacacacatgggttgTGAAGGGTTGAGGTCTTTCTGGTGTATTCTGCAGTGGAGTCCTATTAAATAAAAGCCTGGGAGCCACATGAATATTGAATCACAGGGCAGCGCTGTCTGTGCTTGCTTAAGAACACACTTCTAATAGAGACCAGCGGCCATACACAGAGCTGGACTTCATTAGGACAGAGTCCACTTGTTAgggatgagagagaggaggaagaggggggagagatatatagagagaggaggagagagaaagagagggagactCCAGAGAGAGTggaggggggagagaaagaggagagggtgCCTCAATACCATTCAATGTAGTGAGGCATCTCTATACTTGTAGCGCCTTCTCATttactctcactatatttttatttactatttctaactccagtcagacaaaacacCACACAGGGTGAAAGCCGACAAgaagttaaatattaaaaatgtgttttattgcacaACACACACCTGATCCCAGGAACGGGAACGCCGAGTCCAGCCGCAGTTTGTCGGCGTCTGATCCCGGGAGAGTTCGCTCGAACAGGGTGTTGCGGAGTTCCCTGCTGCTCGATTCCGGGAGCCGGGGGAAGAGAGACTGGAGAGACTGGGAGATGAGAGGGGaagggggacgggacgggacgggacacgGTATCTGTGTTGTTATAAATCCTATACCAGAAATAACCAAAATTCTAATGCATTAATACAGCACCTCTAACCCTACGCGCACTATCCTTAACAACTATTTATTTGgaagtaaatatatttaaaacatttttttttttaatccagcctCAAAAGCC
This window of the Polyodon spathula isolate WHYD16114869_AA chromosome 24, ASM1765450v1, whole genome shotgun sequence genome carries:
- the erfl1 gene encoding ETS domain-containing transcription factor ERF-like codes for the protein MDCNCVSDLLLTPPVPALWTPGIAFPDWAYKPESSPGSRQIQLWHFILELLQKEEYQNVIAWQGDYGEFVIKDPDEVARLWGLRKCKPHMNYDKLSRALRYYYNKRILHKTKGKRFTYKFNFSKVVLVNYPLLEMANSPFLLAQNHFNSPGQDCAPVTPESLQSLFPRLPESSSRELRNTLFERTLPGSDADKLRLDSAFPFLGSAGPCYSKPPGLVSPYGRTPPFSEYPWNFNPYLPAAFSLNNPKLPPGSLYPPHFYPSPLHSSLSQLPSPFSSLLPSSDSLERAGAGGGGGGTQGSVGVGGLARLCLPSYPAGLVLGRGAETGEREAPVAPGGRVESPGARGVKEAPGSDSDLEITDLSECSSEGEACDFRVEPRLTLPSAGRAPQGKGGVSPALMQAHKLPGPVTDHPTSAKLSADPLAVTIASREPTATRT